From one Nonomuraea polychroma genomic stretch:
- a CDS encoding helix-turn-helix transcriptional regulator, with translation MVKSTKVTNSIRALRFAHGEMTQAELADRVGVTRQTIIAIEQGRYSPSLEMAFQIARVFGVPIDDVFQYPQQEKS, from the coding sequence ATGGTGAAGTCCACGAAGGTCACGAACTCGATCCGGGCCCTGCGGTTCGCGCACGGCGAGATGACTCAGGCGGAGCTGGCCGACCGCGTCGGCGTGACCAGGCAGACCATCATCGCCATCGAACAGGGCCGTTACTCGCCCTCCTTGGAGATGGCGTTCCAGATCGCGCGGGTGTTCGGCGTCCCGATCGACGACGTGTTCCAGTACCCCCAGCAGGAGAAGTCATGA